TTGCTGCCGAAGCAGGGCAACTTCAATTGAATGTGATGGAACCTGTGATTGCGGTGTCATTAAATGAATCAATTGAACTTCTTATCAATGCAATTCGGACTTTAGATGAAAAATGTGTGCAGGGCATTACTGCCAATGAGCAAACCTGCTTCGATGCCGTGATGCGTAGTGTCGGTATTATTACCTTGCTTGATCCAATTTTAGGGCATGCCAAATGTGATGAAATTGGCAAGCAATGTATTGCCGAGAATAAAACCATTCAAGAAGTGGTGCTTGAGCAAGGCTTATTAACCCAACAACAGTTAGATACAATTTTTTCATTTGAAAATATGATTTCTGAAATTGCGGTGCATCATCCTGAAGAAGTGATTGATCGTGTCAGTTAATCTGCCTTTGGTTCGAACTTTGGTTTGAACGTTGATTTGAACTTTGCTTTAAAATTTTATAATCATGCTTCCTACAGTGACGACTTCAAAGGTCGTCACATTTCTTGAATCATTCATTCGGGTTTTAAAAAGTGTGACTTGATTTGCAAAAAATGATCGTTATAATCAGTCTATATAAATACAAGAATTGAAAAATTAGTTTTTAGATTGCTCCTCTTATTTTTATAAAAAACCACCTCTAAAACACTTAAATTGAAGTCATTCCTCATGTCTATTTTAAAAATTAGTCCAAACTATAAGTACATCTTTGTTTCAGGATTGCTGAGTATTTCTTTACTGGCAGGTTGCGCTAAGAAGCCTGAAGATAGCAGTGCCGAAGCAAACACTGAGACGTCTGAAAAAGCTGAATCCGCAGAAGCGGCAGCAGATGCAGTTAATGACAATCAACCTGACACCACACCGAGTACCACACAAAAACCTGATGTGATTTTAAATGCCGAAGCGAATCCCGCTGAGGCAGCTCGACGTATGGTGCGTGAAGCCAATGTTGCTTTTACCGCAAAAGATGTGGTGAAAACGACACTTGCGATTGAAAAACTCACCATCGATGCAGGTGGATTCATTGAACAAAAAAATATCGACTTTCATGTAGCGGATACGCAAACTCAAAAAATTGCAGATGGAAAAATCAAAATCTTTGAAAAAGTTGATCCACTGGCATCATTGATTATTCGTGTGCCAAGTGAACGTGCCGCAGGTGTGGTCAATCAACTGTTACCTTTAATGTTTTTTCTGAATCAACAGCAATATTCAGCCAAACGTTATGAATTAAAGCTGTTAGAAGAAAAAATCGCACAGACGCAAACCGTTCCAAGTGATACGCGCCG
The sequence above is drawn from the Acinetobacter lanii genome and encodes:
- a CDS encoding DUF4349 domain-containing protein, with amino-acid sequence MSILKISPNYKYIFVSGLLSISLLAGCAKKPEDSSAEANTETSEKAESAEAAADAVNDNQPDTTPSTTQKPDVILNAEANPAEAARRMVREANVAFTAKDVVKTTLAIEKLTIDAGGFIEQKNIDFHVADTQTQKIADGKIKIFEKVDPLASLIIRVPSERAAGVVNQLLPLMFFLNQQQYSAKRYELKLLEEKIAQTQTVPSDTRRAQQTEIARLTQMEVQDRVRYSTIQIQVNQTSTVRERIDIDMDAVARLNGDSFWKRAWNGIQYGWQFVLDLLVVLITIWPLYLIMIVGMLIYRVAKPWINKLK